In Myxococcales bacterium, the DNA window GGGGAAAGCCATCCCCGCCGGCTCCTTCGGCGCGCACCTTCAGAGCATGCCCTCCGCGTTCGTGGCCGCCTGGCCGATCTTGGGGCCGAGGGCCTTCACGGCGACGGCGGCCATGAGGACCACGCCGACGAGGAGGAGCGCGTACTCGACGAGCGAAGCGCCACGCGAACGACGAGAGAGACCGAGACGATTCGAAACCTTCATGATGCACCAACCTTTCGATGAGGGGGTCGGCGCGCTCGGCGGAAGTGTTGCGTGGTTTTTTCGAGGGGCGCGTTTTTTTTCGTCAGCGGCCCCGGGGACGCACGGAGAGCCTGAAATCGCGGGGTTTCGGCGACACCGTGGGGGCGAGCACGAGCGGCCCCGGGTCGTCGAAGTCGAAATCGCGGACGACCACGGCGAGGCAAAGGGTGGCCTCGACGAGGGCGAAGTGTTTGCCCGTGCAGGCGCGCTTCCCCACCCCGAAGGGCTTGTACGCGGCCGCAGGTCGGTCTTTTGCCACCTCGGGGAGGAACCTGTCGGGGTCGAACGCCGCGGGGCTCGGCCAGACGGCCGGATCTCGGTGCGTCGCGTTCACGAGGAGCCCGAACGCCTGCCCCTTGGGGACGAAATACTTTCCGCCGAGCGTGGTGTCCTCTTTGGCGGCGCGCGTGACCGCGGGCACCGTGGGCCAGAGCCGGAGGGCCTCCGAGAGCACGCGCTTCGTGAGGTCGAGGCTCATGACCTCTTTCATGGTCGGCATCCCCGTCGTCGGGAGCCCGCGGTCCACCTCGGCGCGCACCCGCGCGAAGAGCTCGGCGTTCCGAGCGAGCTCGTGGAACGCGAAAGAGAGGAGGCCCGCCGTCGTCTCGTGACCGGCCACGAGGAAGGTGAGGATCTGGTACCGAATGTTCTCGTCCGAGAGCCCCTCGCCCGTCTTCGGGTCGACCTCGGCGAGCATGAGAGACAGGAAATCCTTGGGCCACGTGTCGCGCGGGCGGCCCTTCCGTTCGCGGATCACCTCGTCGACGAGGGCGAACATGGCGTCGATGTCGGAGAAGTACCGCGCGCGATGACGGGAGAAGAGCGGCGCCACGAGCGGCGGCCTCATGAGCACGTCGATCGACTCTTGGAGCGTGCGACCGAGGGCCTTCAAGAAGGGGTGGAGCTCGGGGCTCGAGAAGCTCGAAAAGCGGTAATCGAAGCCCGCGAGCGAGATCGTGTCGAGCGTGAGCTTGGTCATGTCGGCCACGACCTCGACCGGCCCCTGACCCGAGCGTGCGCTCCAGTACGCGACGAGGGCCTCGAGCGACTCGGTCATGGCCGGGTAGTAACGCTCGATGGACGTGGACGAGAACCCGGGCGACAAGATGCGGTTCGCCTTGTGCCAGTTCTCTTCGTATCCATGCGCCGTGAAGAGGCCGTCGCCCGCGAAGTCGCGGATGTGGACGAGCGGCCCGTCGAGCACCTTCTCGAAGCGGGCCTCGTCGCACAGGTCCTTGGCGAGCGAGACGTTGCCCACGAAAATGGGCTCACGACCTCCGGGCATGGGCACGCGGATGGCGCCCACGTGGCGGTAGCGCTCCGCGAGCTCGAGCATCTTGGCCATGAACCCCTCGCGGTGATGGAGCCAGGGCACGGCTCCCACGATGGGCAAGCTCGGGACCGCGGGGAGGGCCGAGAGGGGGAGGAGGTTCGTCGTGGGGAGGGTTCCGTCGGGCATGGTCCTTCTTCGGCGCTTTCTCGGCGCCGCCTGTGCACCGTAGCCTAAGGTCTCCGTTCGCGGGTTTCGACTCGGGTTCCAGGCTGCCCCATGAAGCGCACGATCTCTCAGAAAAAGACGCGCAGAATGCCCTCGCAGGAGCGCGCGCAGGCGGTCGTGTCGGCCATCTTGGAGGCGGCGGCTCGGATTCTGGAGCGCGAGGGCCTCGGCCCATCTTTCGGGACCAACCGCATCGCGCGCGAGGCCGGAGTGAGCATCGGCTCGCTCTACGAGTACTTCGACGGGAAGGACGCCATCGTACGTGCACTCTGCACGCGTCACGTGGCCCATGTGCGCGCGTTCGTGGATCGGGCGTTCGACGAGCTCTACCACGTGCCCGTCCCGGAGGCCGTGGACGCCTTCGTCGACGCGCTCTTCGCGCTCCATACGTCGCGCCCCGTGCTCCACAAGACGCTCCACCTCGAGCTCCCGGCGCGGCTCGGCCTCGGCCCGTTCATCGAGAGTGACAAGTACATCGAGGAGCGGCTCGTCGTGTGGCTCGCGACGAAGCTGCCCGATCTGCCACGCGAGGTCATCGCGAGCCGGGCCTTCGTCGCCACGCGGGCCGTCCGGGCGGTGGCCATCCACGCGATCGCCGAGGGCACGGGAGACGACGACCGGGCGCGAATCACCCGCGAGACGAAGGCGCTCCTCCTCCACACCCTCGTCCGCGAGACCGCCGCCGAGTAGCGCTCCGCTGCTATGCTCGCCCCATGGCCGACGGGTACCGCTACCGGCGCGAGGGCGAGACGTACTGCGTCGACCTTCGGCTGCGTCGCATCGAGCAGCTCTTCGACGGCCGCGATCCGGCGCCCTTCCGCGAGCGCGATCTCGACCCGCACGCCGCCGAGTACTTCACCGAGGCGTTCGAGGACCTGCCGCGCGGCACCCCCGTGAAGATGGTGGTCGACGTGGGCGAGCCTCTTCCCGAGGGAATCCCCTCGAGCGCCGTCGGAGACGCCATTCGCGCGTATTTCGAGTTCGAAGAGCTAAGGCTCACGCGCGAGCTCCGCAGGCACGTGCGGCAGGCCCAGTTCGCGCTCGGCATGGGGCTCGGGATCTTGGTCGTCTTCTTGACCATCGCCGAGGTCGTGACGGCGGGCGGCGCGGGCCACGCCCGGCAGGTCGTGCGCGAGGGGCTCGTCATCACGGGCTGGGTGGCCATGTGGCGCCCGCTCGAGGCGCTCCTTTACGACTGGTGGCCGCTCTTCTCGCTCCGCCGCGTGAAGCGCCGCATCCGCGAGGCCCCCGTCGAGGTGAGGCAGCCGGACTAGGCTATTTCGCGCAGCGAAACCCGTTGTTGTTGAACGCCGCGAGCCTCTGCGCTTTGCCTCTGTAGTGGAGGCCGTTGCCCTCGCAGGTGCACGCGCCGCACCACCACGAGCCTCCGCGCAGCACGAACGTGTCACCCTCGGTGGGGCCCTTCGGGTCGCGCACGCGAGGCGCGACGGCTCGGTAGGTGTCCTTGGCGTAGACGTCGGCGGTCCACTGCCACACGTTTCCGACCGGGTCGTAGAGGCCCCACGCGTTGGGAGGGAACGCGCGGACCGGCGACACGTACACGAAGCCGTCGAGCCTGTCGTTCTTGGTGTGGGATTCGCCCTGCCAAAAATTGAGGAGATACGAGCCTTTGGCGTCGGTCGGCTCGTCGCCCCAGGGGTAGCGGCTGCGCTCGCGGCCCGCGCGCATCGCGTACTCCCACTCGGCCTCCGTGGGGAGCCGCTCGCCGAGGTGAGCGCAATACGCCACCGCGTCGTCGTGACTGACCATCACGACGGGCGCGTCGTCTCGGAGGAAAGCTTCGAGATCACGCGCGAGCACGTCGTGGCTCGGACCTCGATCGGGGAGGTACTCCGCGTCGGGGAGGCGGAACGGCCTTCGCCACGTGCCGCGGGGCACACGCTCCCACGCCCAGTCGTCCATGCCCTCGCGCGATCCGATACCCACGCCGGCGTGCTCGGCGCTCGTGACGTAGCCCGTGGCCTCGACGAAGCGCGCGAAGTCGGCGCGGGTGACCAGCGCCGCGTCGATCGTGAACGGGGACAGTTCGACGACGTGCTCGGGCGCCTCGTCGGCCCGCGGACCGCCATTTCTCCCGCGGACGAACGACCCGGCGGGGAGGTGCACGACGGCCTTCGGGGCGAGGGCTGGTCGAGCCGGAGCGGAGCGTGGGCGCGGGGGCCTTGGGGCTTCGTCCGAGGTCGGAAGGCACCCCGCGAGGACGAGCACACACATGCACCATGCACACATCGCCCTCATCGTACGCGCCTCACTCGACATCGCCGGGTGGCTCTTCGTAGAGCAAACCATTGAAGAGGCAGGCCGTCCGGAACGTCGGCGTGCACGGACCGAGGTTCTTCGCGATGCACGCCTTTCCACACGCCGAGCTCGGGTCGAAGCCCTCGGGGCACTTGTCGACGCACGCGTAAAAGTCGCGGCAGCCCTTCTGGCAGCCCGAGGCGATCCACTTCGCTTGCGTGTCCTTCCTGCACTGCTCGTAGCGTTTGGCGCACGTCCCCGAGGCGCAGCGATCCTTGGCGAAGAGGCACTCTTGGCGGCACGTCGCGCAGCTCCGAGCGCACGTGCTCTCGCAGGCCGTGTCCCCTTTGGTGCAGGCCTTCTTGCACGTGACACACGCCGTGGTGCAGCCCTTCGCGCAGCCGTCACACGTCCTTTCGCACGCGTCGTGGCAGACGTCCTTTTGCTCGGTGAAACACGGGTCGACGACACACGACTGGCCGTAGAGGCCATACGCGCACGAGAGGGGCGAGGCCTCCCAATAGTCCTTGTCGACGCCCTTCGGGCGCACGATTCCGGGCACCTGGGCGGCACAGCTCTTCGTGAGCTCCTCGAGGGGCTTCGGATCGGTCCACGCGAGCACGTGCTCCTCGGGGGCAGCCGCGTCCTTGGCTCCGGCGTCGACGGATGTCCGGGCTACCGTCGCGCCGGCATCCGCCGAGAGAGGAGGAGCGGCGTCGACCACGGACACCTCGGCGACCCGCGCTGGCTCCGCGACCGTCGGCGGGGCCGATCGCGTGCAGGCGACCACGAGGGCCGTGGCGGTGAACGAAGCGAGGGGGGCGCGCATGGGAGAAGCTCGACCTTAGCGTGCTTCGAGACGCACGCTGCAGACGAGTCTACGCGCCGGGCTCGCGGCCGATTCCTCGCCTTCGCGAGACGCGAGAGGGCGACGCCTCGAGAGCGCGCCCGCGCACCGACCTGGAACGGTCGAGTCGGCACGGGGCGCGCGATGTGCCGGCGTGGAAGACGGGAGCTCGACCCGCACTGAGCCATGTCGGATCCACGGAGCTGCCGAGATCGGCGCATCACCGATCCACCCGGATGCCGAAACGAACAGGGCACGATTGGCTATTTGCCTACATGTGGGCAAGGCCCGAGTTGGCACGGGTTTCGCTGAAGGCGCGGCATGTTCTCGAACCTCGCACGCGGTCTCGGCCTCTTGGCGCTCTCGACGTCCCTCGTATGCATGGGCTGCGCAGCCGACACCACGACCGAGGATCCCGACGCGATCGACGATGCTACGGAGGTCGGCGAGGACGCGCTGACGACCGCGGCCGCGCAGAAGCTCGGCGTGCCGCTCTCCATTCTGGATTCGACCTTCTACTTCAAGCCGAGCCCCCAGGACCAAAGCGGCCTCGGCGTGGTGCTCGGGGAGGGCGTGGCCTTCGCGACCGGGTCCGGGAGCCAATCGCTCCCGCTCATGACCTCGCTCGATCGAAAGCCCTTCGTGAGGCTGCACTCGGGGCAGGTCGAGGTCCCCGGGAGCCTCGACGACTCGTTCGGAGCGTTCTTCGACTACACGAACCTTCGTGTCGACGGCGCGGGCGGCGAGCGACTCCTCGGCAAGAAGGTGCCGCCGCTGCTCGAGGTGGGCGCGATGCGCGAGGGTCTCTCGTGCCGGGTGCT includes these proteins:
- a CDS encoding pilus assembly protein → MKVSNRLGLSRRSRGASLVEYALLLVGVVLMAAVAVKALGPKIGQAATNAEGML
- a CDS encoding cytochrome P450 translates to MPDGTLPTTNLLPLSALPAVPSLPIVGAVPWLHHREGFMAKMLELAERYRHVGAIRVPMPGGREPIFVGNVSLAKDLCDEARFEKVLDGPLVHIRDFAGDGLFTAHGYEENWHKANRILSPGFSSTSIERYYPAMTESLEALVAYWSARSGQGPVEVVADMTKLTLDTISLAGFDYRFSSFSSPELHPFLKALGRTLQESIDVLMRPPLVAPLFSRHRARYFSDIDAMFALVDEVIRERKGRPRDTWPKDFLSLMLAEVDPKTGEGLSDENIRYQILTFLVAGHETTAGLLSFAFHELARNAELFARVRAEVDRGLPTTGMPTMKEVMSLDLTKRVLSEALRLWPTVPAVTRAAKEDTTLGGKYFVPKGQAFGLLVNATHRDPAVWPSPAAFDPDRFLPEVAKDRPAAAYKPFGVGKRACTGKHFALVEATLCLAVVVRDFDFDDPGPLVLAPTVSPKPRDFRLSVRPRGR
- a CDS encoding TetR/AcrR family transcriptional regulator → MKRTISQKKTRRMPSQERAQAVVSAILEAAARILEREGLGPSFGTNRIAREAGVSIGSLYEYFDGKDAIVRALCTRHVAHVRAFVDRAFDELYHVPVPEAVDAFVDALFALHTSRPVLHKTLHLELPARLGLGPFIESDKYIEERLVVWLATKLPDLPREVIASRAFVATRAVRAVAIHAIAEGTGDDDRARITRETKALLLHTLVRETAAE
- a CDS encoding formylglycine-generating enzyme family protein, whose translation is MHLPAGSFVRGRNGGPRADEAPEHVVELSPFTIDAALVTRADFARFVEATGYVTSAEHAGVGIGSREGMDDWAWERVPRGTWRRPFRLPDAEYLPDRGPSHDVLARDLEAFLRDDAPVVMVSHDDAVAYCAHLGERLPTEAEWEYAMRAGRERSRYPWGDEPTDAKGSYLLNFWQGESHTKNDRLDGFVYVSPVRAFPPNAWGLYDPVGNVWQWTADVYAKDTYRAVAPRVRDPKGPTEGDTFVLRGGSWWCGACTCEGNGLHYRGKAQRLAAFNNNGFRCAK